A stretch of the Bacteroidales bacterium genome encodes the following:
- a CDS encoding ATP-binding protein, which produces MKIRKIKIQDYKIFDNIEFDFTDEAGKTLDTIILAGINGTGKTTLIELLIKILSAKYEFESFGNFRFEVEFEDEELKIIKEYFPNEHHFYSSEEFFVIEELHKKSIINFECEYVEVIKQDGDNPWEKVINNLPLLNKIVQLINEENNFNISYFYNSIYFNLNISEKDTSNVLKYIKHYEYFEENLQKYFDKVIYKYLLEHRSYTTDEIIKKRIAEINSFLEGLNVNTKIVDIENNKLVLENIFGKKIQIKDLSDGEKQIYFRAIFLNTLNLKNSLIFVDEPEISLHPTWQSSAINLYKRAGNNNQTFFATHSPHIISSTNPENLFVLYINEDSKKVEVINMGKAGKHTKGVEPNRILKNIMDTPLRDYETQKKIDYVARNIKKEYEKKDMLELIQELHDTLGQDDPFIIRLNNQLLMLKRKKSKIINETHK; this is translated from the coding sequence ATGAAAATCAGAAAAATTAAAATACAAGATTATAAAATATTTGATAATATTGAATTTGATTTTACGGATGAAGCCGGCAAAACACTTGACACAATTATTTTGGCAGGTATTAACGGAACAGGAAAAACTACTTTAATAGAATTGTTAATTAAAATATTATCAGCAAAATATGAATTTGAAAGTTTTGGAAATTTCAGGTTTGAAGTTGAATTTGAGGATGAAGAGTTAAAAATTATTAAAGAATATTTTCCTAATGAACATCATTTTTATTCAAGTGAAGAGTTTTTTGTCATTGAGGAATTACATAAAAAAAGTATTATTAATTTTGAATGTGAATATGTTGAGGTAATAAAACAAGATGGAGATAATCCTTGGGAAAAAGTTATAAATAATTTACCGTTGTTGAATAAAATTGTTCAACTGATAAACGAAGAAAATAATTTTAATATTTCATATTTTTATAACAGTATTTATTTTAATCTGAACATTTCTGAAAAAGACACATCAAATGTATTAAAGTATATAAAACACTATGAGTATTTTGAGGAAAATCTGCAAAAATATTTTGATAAAGTAATTTATAAATATTTATTAGAACATAGAAGTTACACAACGGATGAGATAATTAAAAAAAGGATTGCAGAAATTAATTCTTTTTTAGAAGGTTTAAATGTAAACACGAAAATTGTTGATATAGAGAATAATAAATTAGTATTAGAGAATATTTTCGGAAAAAAAATTCAAATAAAAGATTTATCAGACGGTGAAAAACAAATATATTTCAGAGCTATATTTTTAAATACTCTTAATTTGAAAAATAGTTTAATATTTGTTGATGAACCTGAAATATCATTACATCCTACATGGCAAAGTTCTGCAATAAATTTATATAAAAGAGCCGGTAATAATAATCAAACATTTTTTGCAACACACTCTCCACATATTATAAGTTCAACTAATCCTGAAAATCTTTTTGTTTTGTATATAAATGAAGACAGTAAAAAAGTGGAGGTTATAAATATGGGGAAAGCAGGGAAACATACAAAAGGTGTTGAACCAAATCGTATTTTAAAAAATATTATGGATACGCCTTTAAGAGATTATGAAACTCAAAAGAAAATTGATTATGTGGCACGAAATATTAAAAAAGAATATGAAAAAAAAGATATGCTGGAACTTATTCAAGAATTGCATGATACATTAGGACAAGATGATCCTTTTATAATAAGATTAAATAATCAATTATTAATGTTGAAACGTAAAAAATCCAAAATCATAAATGAGACACATAAATAA
- a CDS encoding TIGR02646 family protein, with protein MRHINKSEPCQDFDNYVKEMYHNISLDNYIKNTSVKKHPWKRLNNEIKETLAKHLFAEQKGLCIYCQQSLINALPNILLSETVHVEHLKPKTRDKYPQETFNQKNLTLSCNGFDCKNEKGTSEFCGHKKLEEYYSAFFLNPVEIEDIEKYFEYTFEGEIYPSEVLSEKEKIKAEYMINILGINHSRLSDMRKENLTNIITIHKDEIEQVLDENVENLPSFYSMLKQLLK; from the coding sequence ATGAGACACATAAATAAATCTGAACCGTGTCAAGATTTTGATAATTACGTAAAAGAAATGTACCATAATATATCTCTTGACAATTATATAAAGAATACTTCTGTAAAAAAACATCCGTGGAAGAGACTTAATAATGAAATAAAAGAAACTTTGGCAAAACATTTATTTGCTGAACAAAAAGGTTTGTGTATATACTGTCAGCAAAGTTTAATTAATGCCTTGCCTAATATATTGTTGTCAGAAACAGTTCATGTTGAACATCTTAAGCCAAAAACAAGAGATAAATATCCACAAGAGACTTTTAATCAAAAGAATTTAACCTTATCATGCAATGGTTTTGATTGCAAAAATGAAAAAGGGACATCTGAATTTTGCGGACATAAAAAACTTGAAGAATATTATAGTGCATTTTTCTTAAATCCTGTTGAAATTGAAGATATTGAAAAGTATTTTGAATATACTTTTGAAGGAGAAATATATCCGTCGGAAGTATTATCTGAAAAGGAAAAGATAAAAGCAGAGTATATGATAAACATTTTGGGCATAAATCATTCTCGTTTATCAGATATGAGAAAAGAGAATTTAACAAATATTATTACCATTCACAAAGATGAAATTGAACAGGTTTTAGATGAAAATGTTGAGAACTTACCAAGTTTTTATTCAATGTTAAAGCAATTATTGAAATAA
- the thrS gene encoding threonine--tRNA ligase yields the protein MIKITFPDKSVKEFESGITGFEIAKSISNSLAKEALSVGVNGEVYDLTRPITEDANFAIYKWEDEQGKGAFWHSSAHLMAEAIESFYPGVKLWVGPSVDNGFYYDVDFPNGMTLTEKDFSKIEKKMLELAQKKNQYIRSEVAKEEALKHYTEKGDEFKVDLIDGLEDGTITFYTQGDFTDLCKGPHLPDTGYIKAIKLMSIAGAYWKGDENNKQLTRVYGVSFPKKKLLDEYFVMLEEAKKRDHRKIGKELELFTFSSRVGLGLPLWLPKGAKLKERLENFLKKVQIEYGYEPVITPHIGLKELWETSGHYEKYGKDSFQSIKTPAESEEFLLKPMNCPHHCEIYKSKPHSYRDLPIRYAEFGTVYRYEQSGELHGLTRVRGFTQDDAHIFCRPDQLKEEFIKVIDIVLYIFKTLDFENFTTQISLRDKEDKEKYIGSDENWEKSEQAIIEVCEEKGLKTTVEIGEAAFYGPKLDFMVKDAIGRSWQLGTIQVDYNLPERFELEYTGSDNEKHRPVMIHRAPFGSMERFIAVLTEHTAGKFPLWLTSEQAVILPISERFNDYAKEVMNKLKLSDVRVTVDDRNEKIGKKIRDNEVKRIPFMLIVGEKEVESNTLSVRKQGEGDIGTMTIDEFSNFINNRVAEELK from the coding sequence ATGATAAAAATAACTTTCCCGGATAAAAGTGTAAAAGAGTTTGAAAGTGGAATTACCGGTTTTGAAATTGCAAAAAGTATCAGTAACAGTTTGGCAAAAGAAGCATTGTCCGTAGGAGTTAACGGTGAAGTATATGACCTTACCCGTCCGATTACCGAAGATGCAAATTTTGCGATATATAAATGGGAAGATGAACAAGGGAAAGGTGCTTTTTGGCATTCTTCTGCACATTTAATGGCTGAAGCAATTGAATCTTTTTATCCCGGTGTTAAATTATGGGTAGGGCCTTCTGTTGATAACGGATTTTATTATGATGTAGATTTTCCGAACGGAATGACTTTAACAGAGAAAGATTTTTCCAAGATAGAGAAAAAAATGCTTGAATTAGCCCAAAAAAAGAATCAATATATAAGGAGTGAAGTTGCAAAAGAAGAAGCTTTGAAGCATTATACCGAAAAAGGAGACGAATTTAAAGTTGATTTGATTGACGGCTTGGAAGACGGAACTATCACTTTCTATACTCAAGGAGATTTTACGGATCTTTGTAAAGGGCCACATTTACCTGATACAGGATATATCAAAGCAATAAAGTTAATGAGCATTGCCGGAGCATATTGGAAAGGAGATGAGAATAATAAACAATTAACACGTGTTTACGGTGTATCTTTTCCTAAAAAGAAGTTACTGGATGAATATTTTGTGATGCTGGAAGAAGCAAAAAAACGAGATCACAGGAAGATAGGAAAAGAACTGGAATTATTTACGTTCTCAAGCAGAGTAGGATTGGGACTTCCTTTATGGTTACCAAAAGGGGCTAAATTAAAGGAACGTTTGGAAAATTTCTTAAAAAAAGTTCAAATAGAATACGGTTACGAACCGGTAATTACACCACATATTGGACTTAAAGAACTTTGGGAAACTTCCGGACATTATGAAAAATACGGAAAAGACTCTTTTCAATCTATTAAAACTCCTGCTGAAAGCGAAGAATTTTTGTTAAAACCGATGAATTGTCCGCATCATTGCGAAATCTATAAAAGTAAACCACATTCATACAGAGATCTGCCGATTCGGTATGCTGAATTCGGAACAGTTTATCGATATGAACAAAGCGGTGAATTACACGGATTAACCAGAGTAAGAGGATTTACGCAAGATGATGCACATATATTTTGTCGGCCTGATCAATTAAAAGAAGAGTTTATTAAAGTTATTGATATTGTACTATACATTTTTAAAACTTTGGACTTTGAGAATTTTACAACTCAAATTTCATTGAGAGATAAAGAAGATAAAGAGAAATATATCGGAAGTGACGAAAACTGGGAAAAATCAGAACAAGCCATTATTGAAGTATGTGAAGAAAAAGGTTTAAAAACGACTGTAGAAATAGGAGAAGCTGCTTTTTACGGGCCGAAATTAGATTTTATGGTAAAAGATGCCATAGGCAGAAGTTGGCAACTCGGAACAATTCAGGTTGATTATAATTTGCCCGAACGTTTTGAGTTGGAATACACCGGAAGTGATAATGAAAAGCACAGACCTGTTATGATACACAGAGCACCTTTTGGTTCAATGGAACGCTTTATAGCCGTTTTAACAGAACATACAGCAGGTAAATTTCCGCTTTGGTTAACTTCCGAACAGGCAGTTATTCTCCCTATTAGTGAAAGATTTAATGATTATGCGAAAGAAGTGATGAATAAATTAAAGCTTTCTGATGTCAGAGTTACTGTTGATGACAGAAATGAAAAAATCGGTAAGAAGATTAGGGATAATGAAGTAAAGAGAATTCCGTTTATGTTGATTGTAGGTGAAAAAGAAGTGGAAAGTAATACATTATCTGTCAGAAAACAAGGAGAAGGCGATATTGGAACTATGACAATTGATGAATTTTCTAATTTTATTAATAATAGAGTTGCAGAAGAATTAAAATAA
- a CDS encoding TetR/AcrR family transcriptional regulator, with protein sequence MSEQKKQNTEEKILDAAKNIFVRKGKSGARMQEIADKAGINKSLLHYYYRSKDKLFGAVFQFAFSNFAPNLLEILNEDNDIFEVIETFISKYLDVINKNPFIPMFILNEVNKKDTGFIVRVLKNSGINVKIFENLTQKEIKNGKIKNVDAKQLLVNILALCVFPYLGRPLLEVIIYNDNKNDYDNFLENRKKEVTELIINSIKK encoded by the coding sequence ATGTCAGAACAAAAAAAACAAAACACAGAAGAGAAAATTTTAGATGCAGCAAAAAATATTTTTGTCAGGAAGGGAAAATCAGGAGCAAGAATGCAGGAAATTGCAGATAAAGCAGGAATAAATAAATCTTTATTACATTATTATTACAGAAGTAAAGATAAATTATTCGGAGCTGTTTTTCAGTTTGCATTTTCAAATTTTGCTCCTAATCTTTTAGAAATTCTTAATGAAGACAATGATATTTTTGAAGTAATCGAAACATTTATAAGCAAATATTTAGATGTAATCAATAAAAATCCATTTATTCCGATGTTTATCCTGAATGAAGTTAATAAAAAAGATACAGGTTTTATTGTCAGAGTCTTAAAAAATTCAGGAATAAATGTCAAAATTTTCGAAAATCTAACTCAAAAAGAGATAAAAAACGGGAAAATTAAAAATGTTGACGCAAAGCAATTACTTGTAAATATTCTGGCTTTATGTGTATTTCCATATTTAGGCAGACCTCTTTTGGAGGTTATAATCTATAATGATAATAAAAATGATTATGATAACTTTCTGGAAAACAGAAAAAAAGAAGTTACAGAACTAATTATTAATTCGATTAAAAAGTAG